Proteins co-encoded in one Klebsiella michiganensis genomic window:
- a CDS encoding CAAX protease, producing MLKNQDRLLHLLICIGAWIGWYALSIFAAMLPGFAGLFRSGMAIPALVVCFWLPYTLIIWRHYQNHYGTLPLGKVTLSGLILPAIALFMLVIIQQFTGSPEPWMQSIERLPVLSLVLLALTATLLVPIAEEVIFRGFLLNAGEGYGKVGKNVAMLMASALFAFSHSQYQNATTFISLFIFSVILCLARVYSGSLIVPIVLHGLNNAISFSFLLLLDKPLQ from the coding sequence ATGCTTAAAAATCAGGACAGGCTACTTCACTTACTTATCTGTATCGGAGCCTGGATCGGCTGGTATGCATTATCCATTTTCGCAGCAATGCTGCCGGGCTTTGCAGGTCTCTTCCGGTCTGGAATGGCGATACCCGCGCTGGTCGTCTGTTTTTGGTTGCCGTACACCCTGATTATCTGGCGACACTATCAAAATCATTATGGGACGTTGCCTTTAGGGAAAGTCACCCTCTCTGGATTGATACTTCCGGCAATCGCATTATTTATGCTGGTTATTATTCAACAATTTACAGGCTCTCCTGAACCCTGGATGCAAAGCATCGAGCGGCTACCTGTGCTCAGTTTAGTGCTGTTAGCACTAACAGCCACTTTGCTGGTTCCCATTGCAGAAGAAGTTATTTTTAGAGGCTTTTTGTTAAATGCAGGCGAAGGGTACGGCAAAGTGGGTAAAAACGTCGCTATGTTGATGGCATCCGCTCTTTTTGCCTTCAGCCACTCGCAATATCAGAACGCAACGACCTTCATTAGCCTGTTTATCTTTTCAGTGATTCTTTGCCTGGCCCGGGTTTACTCTGGCAGCCTGATTGTGCCAATAGTTTTGCACGGCTTAAACAATGCAATATCGTTTTCCTTTTTGCTTTTACTTGATAAGCCGCTCCAATAG
- the leuD gene encoding isopropylmalate isomerase (catalyzes the isomerization between 2-isopropylmalate and 3-isopropylmalate in leucine biosynthesis; forms a heterodimer of LeuC/D), with amino-acid sequence MAEKFIQHTGLVVPLDAANVDTDAIIPKQFLQKVTRTGFGAHLFNDWRFLDDAGQVPNPEFVLNYPEFKGASILLARENFGCGSSREHAPWALTDYGFKVVIAPSFADIFYGNSFNNQLLPVILSDEQVDELFKLVDAQPGIKFIVDLEAQTVQAGEKSYSFELDSFRRHCMLNGLDSIGLTLQHEAAISGYEQKLPAFMQ; translated from the coding sequence ATGGCAGAGAAATTTATCCAACATACCGGCCTGGTCGTTCCGCTGGACGCAGCGAACGTCGATACCGATGCCATTATCCCGAAGCAGTTTTTGCAGAAGGTAACCCGTACCGGTTTTGGCGCGCACCTGTTTAACGACTGGCGTTTTCTGGACGATGCCGGGCAAGTGCCTAACCCGGAATTCGTGCTGAACTACCCGGAATTTAAAGGCGCCTCTATTCTGCTGGCGCGCGAAAACTTCGGCTGCGGCTCTTCCCGCGAGCACGCGCCGTGGGCATTAACCGACTATGGCTTCAAAGTGGTGATCGCACCAAGCTTCGCAGACATCTTCTACGGCAACTCGTTTAACAATCAGCTGTTGCCGGTTATCTTGAGCGATGAGCAGGTGGATGAACTGTTTAAGCTGGTCGATGCCCAGCCCGGCATTAAGTTCATCGTCGATCTGGAAGCACAGACGGTTCAGGCAGGTGAGAAAAGCTATTCGTTTGAGTTGGATAGCTTCCGCCGTCACTGCATGTTGAACGGCCTGGACAGCATCGGCCTGACGCTGCAGCACGAAGCCGCTATTTCAGGCTACGAGCAAAAATTACCGGCATTTATGCAGTAA
- a CDS encoding 3-isopropylmalate dehydrogenase, with translation MSKNYHIAVLPGDGIGPEVMAQALKVLDAIRHRFDIRISTSTYDVGGAAIDRHGSPLPSATVEGCEQADAILFGSVGGPKWEHLPPAEQPERGALLPLRKHFKLFSNLRPARLYQGLEEFCPLRADIAANGFDILCVRELTGGIYFGQPKGREGSGMHEKAFDTEVYHRFEIERIARIAFESARKRRSKVTSIDKANVLQTSLLWREIVNEIAKEYPDVSLSHMYIDNATMQLIKDPSQFDVLLCSNLFGDILSDECAMITGSMGMLPSASLNEQGFGLYEPAGGSAPDIAGKNIANPIAQILSLALLLRYSLDAEEAAQAIESAINRALEEGHRTGDLARDGHAVSTDEMGDIIARYIAQGK, from the coding sequence ATGTCGAAAAATTACCATATTGCAGTTTTGCCGGGTGACGGTATTGGCCCGGAAGTAATGGCTCAGGCCCTGAAAGTACTGGATGCAATTCGCCATCGCTTTGATATTCGCATCAGCACCAGCACCTATGATGTCGGTGGTGCCGCCATTGATCGCCACGGCAGCCCGCTGCCATCGGCCACGGTTGAAGGCTGTGAGCAGGCTGACGCGATTCTGTTCGGCTCAGTAGGTGGCCCGAAGTGGGAACATCTGCCGCCTGCGGAACAGCCTGAACGCGGCGCACTGCTGCCGTTGCGTAAACATTTTAAACTCTTCAGCAACCTGCGCCCTGCGCGTCTGTATCAGGGGCTGGAAGAGTTTTGCCCGCTGCGCGCCGACATTGCGGCAAACGGCTTCGACATTCTGTGCGTTCGCGAACTGACCGGCGGGATTTACTTCGGCCAGCCGAAAGGCCGCGAAGGCAGCGGCATGCACGAGAAAGCCTTCGATACCGAGGTCTACCACCGCTTTGAGATCGAGCGAATTGCGCGTATCGCCTTTGAATCTGCTCGCAAGCGCCGCAGCAAAGTGACCTCTATTGATAAAGCAAACGTGCTGCAAACTTCTCTGTTATGGCGCGAAATCGTTAACGAAATCGCGAAAGAATACCCGGACGTGTCGCTGTCCCACATGTACATCGACAACGCCACCATGCAGTTAATTAAAGATCCATCCCAGTTCGATGTTCTGCTGTGCTCCAACTTGTTCGGCGACATTCTCTCCGACGAGTGCGCCATGATCACCGGCTCTATGGGCATGCTGCCTTCCGCCAGCCTCAACGAGCAAGGCTTTGGCTTATACGAGCCTGCGGGCGGCTCCGCGCCGGATATCGCCGGGAAGAACATTGCCAACCCTATCGCGCAGATCCTGTCTCTGGCGCTGTTGCTGCGCTATAGCCTGGATGCTGAAGAGGCCGCTCAGGCTATCGAAAGCGCCATCAACCGCGCGTTAGAAGAAGGCCACCGCACCGGTGATTTAGCCCGCGATGGTCACGCAGTCAGCACCGACGAAATGGGCGACATCATTGCCCGTTACATCGCTCAGGGGAAATAA
- a CDS encoding isopropylmalate isomerase (dehydratase component, catalyzes the isomerization between 2-isopropylmalate and 3-isopropylmalate) — MAKTLYQKLYDAHVVYEAPEETPLLYIDRHLVHEVTSPQAFDGLRAHGRPVRQPGKTFATMDHNVSTQTKDINASGEMARIQMQELMKNCKEFGVELYDLNHPYQGIVHVMGPEQGITLPGMTIVCGDSHTATHGAFGALAFGIGTSEVEHVLATQTLKQGRAKTMKIEVQGKAAQGITAKDIVLAIIGKTGSAGGTGHVVEFCGDAIRALSMEGRMTLCNMAIEMGAKAGIVAPDETTFNYVKGRLHAPKGADWDEAVEYWKTFSTDEGAKFDTTVTLDAADIAPQVTWGTNPGQVISVTDNIPNPESFSDPVERASAEKALAYMGLKPGIPLTEVAIDKVFIGSCTNSRIEDLRAAAEVAKGRKVAPGVLAMVVPGSGPVKAQAESEGLDKIFIEAGFEWRLPGCSMCLAMNNDRLNPGERCASTSNRNFEGRQGRGGRTHLVSPAMAAAAAVSGHFADIRTLK; from the coding sequence ATGGCCAAGACCTTATATCAGAAGTTGTACGATGCCCACGTCGTGTATGAAGCCCCGGAAGAGACACCGCTGCTGTATATCGATCGCCACCTGGTGCATGAAGTGACTTCCCCGCAGGCATTTGACGGATTGCGCGCCCACGGCCGCCCGGTTCGCCAGCCGGGGAAAACCTTCGCCACGATGGATCACAACGTGTCGACCCAAACCAAGGACATCAACGCCTCCGGCGAGATGGCCCGTATTCAGATGCAGGAACTGATGAAGAACTGCAAAGAGTTTGGCGTTGAGCTGTACGATCTGAACCACCCCTATCAGGGCATCGTTCATGTCATGGGGCCTGAGCAAGGGATCACCCTACCGGGCATGACCATCGTGTGCGGCGACTCCCATACGGCCACCCATGGCGCTTTCGGCGCGCTGGCTTTCGGGATTGGTACTTCCGAAGTTGAGCACGTCCTGGCTACGCAGACCCTGAAACAAGGTCGCGCGAAAACCATGAAAATTGAAGTCCAGGGCAAAGCAGCCCAAGGGATCACGGCCAAAGACATCGTGCTGGCAATCATCGGCAAAACAGGCAGCGCAGGCGGCACCGGTCACGTTGTTGAGTTTTGCGGCGACGCTATCCGTGCCCTGAGCATGGAAGGCCGCATGACGCTGTGTAACATGGCGATTGAAATGGGGGCCAAGGCCGGGATTGTTGCGCCGGATGAAACCACTTTCAACTATGTGAAAGGTCGTCTGCACGCCCCTAAAGGCGCTGACTGGGATGAAGCCGTCGAGTACTGGAAAACCTTCAGCACGGACGAAGGCGCGAAGTTTGACACTACCGTCACGTTAGACGCTGCGGACATCGCTCCACAGGTCACCTGGGGAACCAACCCGGGTCAGGTTATTTCTGTTACCGATAATATTCCTAACCCGGAGTCCTTCAGCGATCCGGTGGAACGAGCATCGGCGGAAAAAGCGCTGGCCTATATGGGTCTGAAGCCCGGTATTCCACTGACAGAGGTCGCTATCGATAAGGTCTTTATCGGCTCCTGCACCAACTCACGTATCGAAGACCTGCGTGCTGCGGCTGAAGTCGCCAAAGGCCGCAAAGTCGCGCCAGGCGTGCTGGCAATGGTTGTGCCAGGCTCCGGCCCGGTAAAAGCTCAAGCTGAGTCTGAAGGGCTGGATAAGATCTTTATCGAAGCCGGTTTTGAATGGCGTTTGCCGGGTTGCTCCATGTGCCTGGCCATGAACAACGACCGCCTGAACCCTGGTGAGCGCTGCGCCTCCACCAGTAACCGTAACTTCGAAGGCCGGCAGGGCCGCGGCGGACGTACTCATCTGGTCAGCCCGGCAATGGCCGCCGCCGCTGCCGTTAGCGGTCATTTTGCCGATATTCGTACACTGAAATAA
- a CDS encoding sugar transporter, which yields MLWFLTRARRFNPVYAAFMAVSFMIGVAGALQAPTLSLFLTREVEVRPFWVGLFYTVNAIAGIGVSLLLAKRSDSRGDRRKLIMVCCAMAVANCVLFAFNRHYLTLITLGVMFASIANTAMPQIFALAREYADRSAREVVMFSSIMRAQLSLAWVIGPPLSFMLALKYGFTTMFLIAAGIFVISLALIIFALPSVPRVEQPAEVAITQVSGWKDSNVRMLFFASMLMWTCNTMYIIDMPLWISQDLGLPDELAGLLMGTAAGLEIPAMILAGYYVKRFGKRNMMVAAVAAGVLFYLGLILFHSKTALVLLQLFNAVFIGIIAGIGMLWFQDLMPGRPGSATTLFTNSISTGVILAGILQGALAEGLGHYSVYWLMAALAVVALFLTSRVRNV from the coding sequence ACTCGTGAAGTCGAAGTCCGGCCGTTTTGGGTTGGCCTGTTTTATACCGTTAACGCGATTGCCGGGATCGGGGTAAGTCTGCTGCTGGCTAAAAGATCTGATAGCCGGGGCGACAGGCGAAAACTGATTATGGTTTGCTGTGCGATGGCGGTGGCAAACTGCGTGCTTTTTGCCTTCAACCGTCATTATCTGACGCTGATTACGCTTGGCGTTATGTTTGCGTCGATAGCCAATACAGCCATGCCGCAGATCTTTGCTCTGGCGCGGGAATACGCCGATCGTTCCGCCCGTGAAGTCGTGATGTTCAGCTCGATTATGCGTGCGCAGCTTTCTCTGGCGTGGGTTATCGGGCCGCCGCTTTCCTTTATGCTGGCGCTGAAATATGGCTTCACCACGATGTTTCTCATCGCTGCCGGAATATTCGTCATTTCACTGGCGCTGATTATTTTCGCGCTGCCGTCTGTTCCGAGAGTCGAGCAGCCCGCTGAGGTGGCGATAACCCAGGTCAGCGGCTGGAAAGACAGCAACGTGAGGATGTTGTTTTTCGCTTCGATGTTAATGTGGACCTGCAATACCATGTACATCATCGATATGCCGCTGTGGATAAGCCAGGATCTCGGATTGCCGGATGAGCTGGCGGGTTTACTGATGGGCACTGCGGCAGGGCTGGAGATCCCCGCGATGATCCTCGCCGGTTACTACGTGAAGCGTTTTGGAAAACGTAACATGATGGTGGCAGCGGTAGCTGCGGGCGTGCTGTTTTATCTTGGACTGATCCTGTTTCACTCTAAAACGGCGCTGGTGCTCTTGCAGCTGTTTAATGCGGTGTTTATCGGGATCATCGCCGGGATAGGAATGCTGTGGTTCCAGGATTTGATGCCGGGAAGGCCAGGGTCTGCGACGACGCTATTCACCAACAGTATTTCAACGGGGGTGATTCTGGCGGGGATACTGCAAGGCGCGCTGGCTGAAGGTCTTGGTCACTATTCTGTTTACTGGCTGATGGCGGCGCTTGCGGTGGTCGCGCTGTTCCTTACTAGCCGGGTAAGAAACGTTTGA